The window CTTCTCCTGCAAGTATTAAGTTTTGTGCTATTTGATGCTTGTATCCTAAAACCATTGGTATTCCAAAAGCAACGCTGGACGTTTCATCGTCTACTAGTTCTCCCTGGAAATTGAAATGAAAATTATCGTGTGTGGCAACGGTTATTCCTGTATATAAATATGGTGTAGAGTTTGTTTTTCTACTGTGTAAGTTAAAATCAAGGAAAGTAAATTCTATACCTAATGAAGCTTCAATTATTGGATTGGTAAACTTGTAATCTCTTTCTTTCCTTCTTGGATCTTTAGATTTACTATCGTCTGCTTCTAGTTCTGAGTATATTAATGAAAAACGAAAAGAATGTCTAGCACTTCTATTCCATTTAAAGACACCACCAATTGCTGGTTGGTTTGGCGAAATGTATTTTGTTGCACCAACATCACCAATAAAATTACTGCCACCAGCGAACACACCTATTTCATAGGTTTGTGCTTGCGATAGCTGAAAAGTTAAAGCGCTTATTAAAAAAATAATAAAATACCTCATATACGATTAAAGTTTGCAAATATAATAAATAAGATTAGCCAATAACAATTTGAGACAAATTGTATGGGAATAAAACAGTATTTCGGTTAAAATATTGTTTAATTCCGTTTATCCTCACCCCAAAGTAGTTTTTTTCTGAGTGTGTCTAAGAAGCTTTCTTCTATTAATTCTAGCATTTTTACTGTAAAATCTGCTTTTTTAATCTTTATTATGGTGTTATTATTTAGTGTGGCTATTCTAGAATCTAAAGAAACTAAATGCTGGTCTTCTCTACCATCTACTTTTAATTCTATTTCTGTAGAGTCTGGTATTACTAATGGTCTTGCGCTTAGATTATGAGGTGCAATTGGTGTTAGTACAAAACTATTGGTGTCTGGCGTTATTACTGGTCCGCCGCAACTTAGCGAATATCCTGTAGATCCCGTTGGCGTAGATACTATCAAGCCATCACTCCAGTACGACGTTAAATACTCACCATTCAATTTGGTGTCTACAGTAATCATAGAAGTGGTGTTTTTTCTACTTACTGCAATTTCATTTAAGGCAAAGTTTATATCTTTAATATCCTTATTCTCAGGAAATGTTTCAATACTTAATAAACTGCGTTCTGATATTTTATAATTTTTATTTAAAATATTTTTAAAAGCGTCCTCGATATCGTCTGTTTGTATCGTTGCTAAAAAACCTAAACGTCCAGTGTTTATTCCAACAATTGGAATGTCTAAATCTTTTACATAGGTTATTGCTCGTAAAATGGTGCCGTCTCCACCAATGCTTATTAATAAATCAAAACTTCTATTTAATTCTGTGAAAGTGGTAATAAATGCGTTTTTTATTGAAGATTTTATATGATTTAAAAACTCTTTTTCTATGCATATTTCGACTTCTTCCTTTAAAAGTACGCGAAGTAAAATTTGAAAGGCATCCACGGTTTTTTCAGAATAGTACTGACTATAAATAGCTATCTTCATCTTATATATTTAGATATTTGTTAAGATAGTCCGATCGTTCTTTTAAACTTTCAAGATAACTGTCTTCTTCATGGCCAGAAACTACATTATAGCTATAACGTCTAAAAGTTTGCATAATGTCATTCAATCCTGTGTTTCCTACTTTTAAAGTTATTTGTACCACATCGTTTTCCATTTTAGAAATAAAAGCACCTAATAATTTTCCGTCATTAGATTCTACAATTTGGCTTATTTCGCTAAAGGAATAGTCATTTAAGCCTTTCTCTACTATTAAAATACCTCCAGCTTCAGAGAAAAAAGGAGTTTCATTAAATAAACCGATAACATCTTTAAGTTCATAATACCCTAAGTAAATATTGTTTTTATTTAAAACAGGCATAATGTTCGTCGAATTCTGCGCAAAAGCTTCTAATGTGTCTAACCAGTTTGTATCTTCTCTAACAAAAAAACCTTCCACAGAATACGTGATTTCACTTACTAGTTTTGTAGCCTCAAAACAATGTACGTCTGTTTCAGAAATACAACCTAAATAGACACCTTCCTTACTTTTTATAGGAATATGGGAATAGGTAAGTTGGTTAAACAGTACTTGTAAGTCACGAACACTATCTGTTAGTGTAAGTGGTTTAATGTCGTTTATTAAATAATTAGAAAGATTCATTTTTCTTCATTTTTACTTCTGCAAATTAATCAAAAAAATAGTACAATAAGCTTGTTCTAGTTTGTATTTTTGTACTATAATACTTTATATAATGACAAAACTAAGTGTAAATATTAATAAGATAGCAACTTTACGAAATTCTCGAGGTGGAGATTTGCCAAATGTAGTACAGTTTGCAAAAGATGTTCAGCGTTTTGGAGCAGAAGGTGTAACGATTCATCCAAGACCAGATGAAAGACATATTCGCTATCAAGATGCTTATGATCTAAAACCAGAAGTATACACAGAATACAATATAGAAGGAAATCCAATTCCGAAATTTATAGATATGGTTTTAGCCATAAAACCAACCCAAGTTACTTTGGTTCCAGATAGTGTAGATGCCATTACTAGTAACGCTGGTTGGGACACTATTAAGCATAAAGGTTTTTTAGTGGAAGTCATTAAAGAGTTTCAAGCTAACGGAATACGAACCTCCATTTTTGTGGATCCAGATTTAAATCAAATGGAAGGCGCAAAAGCTACAGGAACAGATAGAATTGAGTTGTACACCGAAGCATTTGCACACCAATACAGTTTAGGTAATCACGACGCTATTAAGCCATATACCGCATGTGCAGAATTATGTAATACATTAGGTTTAGGAATAAACGCAGGACACGATTTGTCTTTAGATAATTTGAAGTTTTTTAAAGAAAATATTCCTGGCCTATTAGAAGTCTCTATTGGTCATGCATTAATTTCTGAAAGCCTTTATCTTGGTGTAGAAAATGTAATACAAATGTATTTACAACGACTGAAGTAGTAGTAAAAAATAACCAAAGAATCAATAGTTAAAAACATTCGAGCGTTCGTGGGAGATAAAGAAATATTACATTCAAATATAATAGGTGAAGGAAGACCATTTGTAATTCTTCATGGTTTTTTAGGTATGAGCGATAACTGGAAAACCCTTGGTAATCAGTTTAGCGAAGCTGGTTTTCAAGTACATCTTGTAGATCAACGTAATCATGGAAGAAGTTTTCATAGTGATCTTTTTAATTATGAAGTTTTAGTAGAAGACTTAAAAAACTATTGTGAAGCACATCATTTAGAAGATATTGTATTACTTGGTCATTCTATGGGAGGGAAAACAGCGATGTTGTTTGCTACAGAATATCCAGAATTAGTTTCTAAATTAATAATCGCAGATATTTCACCAAGATTTTATCCAGTACATCACGATGCTATTTTAGAAGGATTAAGTAATTTGAATTTTGAAGAATTAAAAACAAGAGGAGCTGCAGATAAAGTGTTATCTAATTATGTTTCCGATTTTGGTACAAGGCAGTTTTTACTTAAAAATCTATATTGGATAGAAAAAGGAAAACTAGCACTCCGTATAAATTTAGATGTTTTAAAAGAAAATGTAAGTGAAGTAGGCGAAGCATTACCAATGCATGCAAAATTTGATAAAGACACTTTGTTTCTTCGTGGAGACAAAAGTGAATACATTTCGCTACAAGACGAAGCGATAATTACTAGACATTTTCCTTTAGCAAAAATTATAACTATTGCAAATGCAGGACATTGGTTGCATGCAGAAAATCCCGAAGATTTTTATCAAGCTGTTATAGATTTTGTAAATTAGACTAAACGAATTGTAGTTACTATATACTAATTAAATAAACAAAAACGATGAACTTAATTTTAAGACTTCTATTAAATGCTATAGCCGTATTCGCTTTAGCTAATATTTTAAGTGGTGTACAAGTAGATGGTTATCAAACGGCAATTATTGTAGCCATTGTACTTTCTCTTTTAAACCTTATAGTAAAACCTATTTTAGTAATTCTAACCTTGCCAATAACCATTATAACACTAGGCTTATTTATGTTTGTTATTAATGCTTGCATTATACTTTTAGCAGATAATTTTATAGATGGCTTTACGGTTAGTAGCTTCTGGACAGCAATGCTTTTTAGTGTGCTATTAAGCATCTTACAATCTATCTTACAATCTTTTTTGAAACAAGATTAAAAGTGGGCTAATTTTCAATACGTTAAAAACTTTGTTCTAGTGTAAAAAAGTAGTATTTTTGCACTCCTTTAAAAGAAATTATTTGAAGTTTCTTTTAAATTTTATTTCTCGTAAAACGGAAATCTAAACTAGTGTTAAATGCCCTTTTAGGGTTTTATATCATTTATAATGAATATTACAAGAGAAAACATTGATGCATTAAATGCAGTAGTAAAAGTAGAAATCGCGAAAGAAGATTATAGCGACAAAATTGAAAAAATCTTAGTTGATTATAGAAAAACTGCTAACATTCCTGGATTTAGAAAAGGGCACGTGCCAATGGGAATGGTTAAGAAACAATATGGTAAAGCCGTTTTAGTAGACGAAGTTAACAAACTTTTACAAGAAGGTTTAAATAAATATTTAACCGAAGAAAAGTTAGATGTTTTAGGGCAACCATTACCTAAAGTACAAGACGAAATTAACTGGGATGCGGAAAGCTTTTCTTTTGAATTCGAATTAGGTTTAGCACCAGAATTTAATGTAGACTTAAAAAGCAAAAAAGCAATAACACACTATAATATTGTTGCAGGAGATAAAATGATTGATGATCAAATCATAAACATCCAAAAACAATATGGTACATTAATTCCACAAACTGCAATCGAAAAAGACAGTGAAATAACTGGAACTTTTAAGAACGAAGAAAAAGAAATTGAAAATACAGTAACCTTAACTTTAGATAAACTTAAAGGAGCT is drawn from Lacinutrix sp. WUR7 and contains these coding sequences:
- a CDS encoding DUF6089 family protein, which encodes MRYFIIFLISALTFQLSQAQTYEIGVFAGGSNFIGDVGATKYISPNQPAIGGVFKWNRSARHSFRFSLIYSELEADDSKSKDPRRKERDYKFTNPIIEASLGIEFTFLDFNLHSRKTNSTPYLYTGITVATHDNFHFNFQGELVDDETSSVAFGIPMVLGYKHQIAQNLILAGEVGARYTFTDEIDGSVPDAVEAYDRFAFGNLNNNDWYVFTGFILTYTFGETPCYCSF
- a CDS encoding NAD kinase; this translates as MKIAIYSQYYSEKTVDAFQILLRVLLKEEVEICIEKEFLNHIKSSIKNAFITTFTELNRSFDLLISIGGDGTILRAITYVKDLDIPIVGINTGRLGFLATIQTDDIEDAFKNILNKNYKISERSLLSIETFPENKDIKDINFALNEIAVSRKNTTSMITVDTKLNGEYLTSYWSDGLIVSTPTGSTGYSLSCGGPVITPDTNSFVLTPIAPHNLSARPLVIPDSTEIELKVDGREDQHLVSLDSRIATLNNNTIIKIKKADFTVKMLELIEESFLDTLRKKLLWGEDKRN
- a CDS encoding acetoin utilization protein acuB, with product MNLSNYLINDIKPLTLTDSVRDLQVLFNQLTYSHIPIKSKEGVYLGCISETDVHCFEATKLVSEITYSVEGFFVREDTNWLDTLEAFAQNSTNIMPVLNKNNIYLGYYELKDVIGLFNETPFFSEAGGILIVEKGLNDYSFSEISQIVESNDGKLLGAFISKMENDVVQITLKVGNTGLNDIMQTFRRYSYNVVSGHEEDSYLESLKERSDYLNKYLNI
- a CDS encoding pyridoxine 5'-phosphate synthase, whose translation is MTKLSVNINKIATLRNSRGGDLPNVVQFAKDVQRFGAEGVTIHPRPDERHIRYQDAYDLKPEVYTEYNIEGNPIPKFIDMVLAIKPTQVTLVPDSVDAITSNAGWDTIKHKGFLVEVIKEFQANGIRTSIFVDPDLNQMEGAKATGTDRIELYTEAFAHQYSLGNHDAIKPYTACAELCNTLGLGINAGHDLSLDNLKFFKENIPGLLEVSIGHALISESLYLGVENVIQMYLQRLK
- a CDS encoding alpha/beta fold hydrolase, translated to MGDKEILHSNIIGEGRPFVILHGFLGMSDNWKTLGNQFSEAGFQVHLVDQRNHGRSFHSDLFNYEVLVEDLKNYCEAHHLEDIVLLGHSMGGKTAMLFATEYPELVSKLIIADISPRFYPVHHDAILEGLSNLNFEELKTRGAADKVLSNYVSDFGTRQFLLKNLYWIEKGKLALRINLDVLKENVSEVGEALPMHAKFDKDTLFLRGDKSEYISLQDEAIITRHFPLAKIITIANAGHWLHAENPEDFYQAVIDFVN
- a CDS encoding phage holin family protein; amino-acid sequence: MNLILRLLLNAIAVFALANILSGVQVDGYQTAIIVAIVLSLLNLIVKPILVILTLPITIITLGLFMFVINACIILLADNFIDGFTVSSFWTAMLFSVLLSILQSILQSFLKQD